In the genome of Polaribacter atrinae, one region contains:
- a CDS encoding heavy metal-binding domain-containing protein, whose amino-acid sequence MIVTTTPTIENRPVTQYLGIVTGETIIGANFIKDFFAGIRDIVGGRSGSYEKVLREAKDSALKEMQEMANSIGAEAIVGVDLDYETVGKNGGMLMVTASGTAVKL is encoded by the coding sequence ATGATAGTAACAACAACACCAACAATAGAAAACAGACCGGTAACTCAGTATTTAGGAATTGTAACTGGAGAAACCATTATTGGCGCTAATTTTATTAAAGATTTCTTTGCAGGAATTAGAGACATAGTTGGTGGACGTTCTGGTTCTTATGAAAAAGTTTTAAGAGAAGCTAAAGATTCTGCTTTAAAAGAAATGCAAGAAATGGCAAATTCTATAGGTGCAGAAGCTATTGTTGGTGTAGATTTAGATTATGAAACTGTTGGTAAAAATGGAGGAATGCTAATGGTTACAGCCTCTGGAACAGCAGTAAAGTTATAG
- a CDS encoding SPFH domain-containing protein, with protein sequence MIPTSIIIPIVIIALILFSSFFMVKQQTAAIIERFGKFHSIKQSGLKLKIPFVDKIAGKLSLKIQQLDVIIETKTLDDVFVKLKVSVQYKVITEKVYDAFYKLDYPHDQITSYVFDVVRAEVPKMKLDDVFVKKNDIAIAVKTELNDAMLDYGFDIIRTLVTDIDPDAQVKIAMNRINAADREKTAAQYEGDAQRILIVEKAKAEAESKRLQGQGIADQRREIARGLEESVDVLNRVGINSQEASALIVVTQHYDTLQSIGSETNSNLILLPNSPQAGSQMLNDMVASFTASNQIGEAMKNAKPKKLDK encoded by the coding sequence ATGATACCAACTTCTATTATTATCCCTATTGTTATAATTGCACTGATATTATTTTCATCATTTTTTATGGTAAAGCAACAAACAGCTGCCATTATAGAACGTTTTGGAAAATTTCATAGCATTAAACAATCTGGACTGAAATTAAAAATTCCTTTTGTTGATAAAATTGCAGGAAAATTGAGTTTAAAAATTCAACAATTAGATGTAATTATTGAAACAAAAACCTTAGATGATGTTTTTGTTAAATTGAAAGTTTCTGTACAATATAAAGTAATCACAGAAAAAGTATATGATGCTTTTTATAAATTAGATTATCCGCATGATCAAATAACAAGTTATGTTTTTGATGTGGTAAGAGCAGAAGTACCTAAAATGAAATTAGATGACGTTTTTGTGAAAAAAAATGACATTGCCATTGCTGTAAAAACAGAATTAAATGATGCTATGTTAGATTATGGTTTCGATATTATTAGAACCCTTGTAACTGATATTGATCCAGATGCTCAGGTAAAAATAGCAATGAACAGAATTAATGCTGCAGATAGAGAAAAAACAGCTGCACAATATGAAGGAGATGCACAACGTATCTTAATTGTAGAGAAAGCAAAGGCAGAAGCAGAAAGTAAACGTTTACAAGGACAAGGTATTGCAGACCAAAGACGTGAAATTGCTCGTGGTTTAGAAGAGTCTGTAGACGTTTTAAACAGAGTTGGTATAAACAGCCAAGAAGCATCAGCATTAATCGTTGTAACACAACATTATGATACTTTACAATCTATTGGTAGTGAAACAAACAGTAATTTAATATTATTACCAAATTCGCCACAAGCTGGTAGTCAAATGTTAAACGATATGGTTGCTAGTTTTACAGCAAGTAACCAAATTGGTGAAGCTATGAAAAATGCAAAACCTAAAAAATTAGATAAATAA
- the gltX gene encoding glutamate--tRNA ligase, with the protein MESNVRVRFAPSPTGPLHIGGVRTALYNYLFAKKYNGTFVLRIEDTDQTRYVANAEQYIIDALEWCKIPFDEGPGKNEKFGPYRQSERKELYKEYADKLIETGWAYYCFDSSEALDAERKAHEAEGKTFIYNWHNRAGGTLINSLVLTDEEVQNRINSGENYVIRFKTPQDELLRMEDEIRGNIRIDTNTLDDKILFKGDGMPTYHLANIVDDHLMEISHVIRGEEWLPSMPLHVLLYKAFGWDAPKFAHLPLILKPVGKGKLSKRDGDKLGFPVFPLEYTNDATGDVSRGYKEDGYFSDAFINMLAFLGWNPGTEQELFNLEALIEAFELKRVSKSGAKFNPDKAKWFNQQYMQTKSDDELTDLYLPILKEKGITKDKEFVLKVVSSIKERAVFVHDFWDLSNFFFETPTEYDAKASKKNWKEGTAELMQELITQISSIEDFTSENTEKEIKEWITAKEIGFGKVMQPLRLSLVGKLAGPHLFDIIAMIGKEETIKRLENAIEKL; encoded by the coding sequence ATGGAATCTAATGTACGTGTTCGTTTTGCACCAAGTCCTACAGGGCCTTTGCATATTGGTGGTGTAAGAACAGCTTTATATAATTATTTATTTGCTAAAAAATATAACGGAACTTTTGTACTTCGTATAGAAGATACAGACCAAACACGCTATGTTGCAAATGCAGAACAATATATTATAGATGCTTTAGAATGGTGTAAAATTCCTTTTGATGAAGGCCCAGGAAAGAACGAAAAATTTGGTCCTTATAGACAATCAGAACGTAAAGAATTGTACAAAGAATATGCAGATAAACTAATTGAAACTGGTTGGGCATATTACTGTTTTGATTCTTCTGAAGCTTTAGATGCAGAAAGAAAAGCACATGAAGCAGAAGGTAAAACTTTTATCTATAACTGGCATAACAGAGCAGGCGGAACTTTAATAAACTCTTTAGTTTTAACTGATGAAGAAGTACAAAACAGAATAAATTCTGGCGAAAATTATGTAATCCGTTTTAAAACTCCTCAAGATGAGCTTTTAAGAATGGAAGATGAAATTCGTGGAAATATTAGAATTGATACCAATACTTTAGATGATAAAATTTTATTTAAAGGAGATGGTATGCCAACCTATCATTTAGCAAATATTGTAGATGATCATTTAATGGAAATCTCTCACGTTATTCGTGGAGAAGAATGGTTACCTTCTATGCCATTACATGTTTTATTATACAAAGCTTTTGGTTGGGATGCTCCTAAATTTGCACATTTACCATTAATTTTAAAACCAGTTGGTAAAGGAAAATTAAGCAAACGAGATGGAGATAAATTAGGTTTCCCAGTGTTTCCTTTAGAATATACAAACGATGCTACAGGTGATGTTTCACGTGGTTATAAAGAAGATGGTTATTTTTCTGATGCTTTTATAAACATGTTGGCTTTCTTAGGATGGAATCCTGGAACAGAACAAGAATTATTTAATTTAGAAGCTTTAATTGAAGCTTTCGAATTAAAACGTGTTAGTAAATCTGGTGCAAAATTTAATCCAGATAAAGCAAAATGGTTCAATCAACAATATATGCAGACAAAGTCTGATGATGAATTGACTGACTTATACCTTCCTATTCTTAAAGAAAAAGGAATTACTAAAGACAAAGAGTTTGTTTTAAAAGTAGTTTCTTCTATTAAAGAAAGAGCTGTTTTTGTACATGATTTTTGGGATTTATCAAATTTCTTCTTCGAAACTCCAACAGAATATGATGCAAAAGCTAGTAAGAAAAACTGGAAAGAAGGTACTGCAGAGTTAATGCAAGAATTAATTACTCAAATTTCATCAATCGAAGATTTTACATCAGAAAATACAGAGAAAGAAATTAAAGAATGGATTACTGCTAAAGAAATTGGTTTTGGTAAAGTAATGCAACCTTTAAGATTGTCTTTAGTTGGTAAATTAGCAGGACCGCATTTGTTTGATATTATTGCAATGATTGGTAAAGAAGAAACTATTAAAAGGTTAGAAAACGCCATCGAAAAACTATAA
- a CDS encoding DUF4175 family protein — translation MAEFINIEDKLHQFTRKYYTSELIKGSILFLSLGFLYFFFTVFIEYFLWLKPTARTILFLLFLLVEVFLLIRFIVVPIFKLIGLRKGITYEQSSKIIGNHFPEVQDKLLNVLQLKKNNNESDLLLASIHQKEVELQPIPFVKAVDFTQNKKYLKYAIVPVLIFLITLFTGNNDKLSQSLERVVNYKIAYNPPAPFLFSITNSNLKVIQGNTISILVEAVGNVLPIEAKIHFENQYYFLQNKGNGTFSYTFSDVQKPIDFFIEANGVQSQPYKIEVVKTPTINAISLEVKYPRYLGKKNEMIKSTGNIMVPEGTTITWSVTANQTNAVAFINNKESVFFDINSDNIFTYSKKITNPLNYQISSSNKDLKYFENLQFSVDVVKDEFPLITVQSNIDSISRGGAQFAGQISDDYGIKKLQLVYYNDEQPQNQNKFDIEITKENIQTFFYQFPDGLNLETGINYEMFFQVFDNDAVNGSKKTKSQVFKYRQKTNDEVEEELLQEQKNTINNIENSITKQQKQQQELEKVQQDLQGKKQINWNDKKKIEKFVERQQNYNQMMQRQTEKLHDNLDEIKEENEDLQDKKEELKKRIEELKKLDKQQKLLDEIQKMGEKLNKEDLLKKAKELSQQNKQQERSLERILELTKRFYVEQKTMQIANKVEELAKKQEEISQEKHNNLDNQKEIKKEFETIKNDLEELTKDNNKLKEPMELPDVEDEKEAIDSELKKSEENLSKEIKAGAKKNQKNSSKKMKEMSAKIQTVMMEMEGESMEENIDDLRKILENLVIFSFKQESLMHKFDEISTSHPDFGKDLKKQNELKTYFEHIDDSLYVLSMRLPKISSIIKDDLSTTHYNLEQSLYNFSENLFSYGVSNQHYVITSVNSLADYLSNMLSSMKNSMSMKMGKGKKGKDQGISLPDLIKKQGELSEKMQKGIKPGDKKGEGNEGEKGKKPGDKGKPGSKGEKGKGGKEGSNGEKGNGSEGEPQNDLDGEIYEIYKQQSLLRQELQEQIRISEGEGNQVNDKAKKALKKMEDLENEILEKGFNAATLQKMQELNYELLKLDKAALEQGEDNKRKSDANLQEFEKRNIKALEFKKQFYNQTEILNRQSLPLQQNYKNKVRAYFSDSKKQ, via the coding sequence ATGGCAGAATTTATAAACATAGAAGATAAACTACATCAATTTACACGTAAATATTATACTAGTGAATTGATCAAAGGAAGCATATTATTTCTTTCTTTAGGATTTCTTTACTTTTTTTTTACAGTATTTATAGAGTATTTTTTGTGGTTAAAACCAACGGCTAGAACTATTTTATTTTTACTTTTCTTATTAGTAGAAGTGTTTTTATTAATTAGATTTATTGTAGTACCAATTTTTAAATTAATTGGTCTTAGAAAAGGAATTACTTATGAACAATCTTCCAAAATAATTGGAAATCATTTTCCTGAAGTTCAAGATAAATTATTGAATGTTTTACAATTAAAAAAAAATAACAATGAATCTGATTTATTGTTAGCGAGCATTCATCAAAAAGAAGTAGAGTTACAACCAATTCCGTTTGTAAAAGCAGTAGATTTTACGCAAAATAAAAAGTATTTAAAATATGCAATAGTTCCTGTATTAATTTTTTTAATTACTTTATTTACAGGTAATAACGATAAATTATCGCAAAGTTTAGAGCGTGTTGTAAATTACAAAATAGCTTATAATCCGCCAGCTCCATTTTTATTTTCGATAACAAATTCAAATTTAAAAGTGATACAAGGAAATACTATTTCTATTTTGGTAGAAGCTGTCGGAAATGTGTTGCCCATAGAGGCTAAAATCCATTTTGAAAACCAGTACTATTTCTTACAAAATAAAGGCAACGGAACATTTTCTTATACTTTTTCTGATGTTCAAAAACCAATTGATTTTTTTATAGAGGCAAACGGAGTTCAATCTCAACCATATAAGATTGAAGTTGTTAAAACACCTACTATTAATGCTATTTCTTTAGAGGTTAAGTATCCTAGATATTTGGGTAAGAAAAATGAAATGATTAAAAGTACTGGTAATATAATGGTGCCAGAAGGTACTACTATTACGTGGAGCGTAACAGCAAATCAAACAAATGCTGTGGCTTTTATCAACAATAAAGAAAGTGTTTTTTTTGATATAAATTCAGATAATATTTTTACTTATTCTAAAAAGATTACAAATCCGCTTAATTATCAAATATCATCATCTAATAAAGATTTAAAATATTTTGAGAATTTACAGTTTTCTGTAGATGTTGTAAAAGATGAATTTCCATTAATTACAGTGCAATCTAATATAGATAGTATTTCACGTGGAGGTGCACAGTTTGCTGGTCAGATTTCTGATGACTATGGAATTAAAAAATTACAACTCGTTTATTATAATGATGAGCAACCCCAAAATCAAAATAAATTTGATATTGAAATAACGAAAGAAAATATTCAAACTTTTTTTTATCAGTTTCCTGATGGATTAAATTTAGAAACAGGTATTAATTATGAAATGTTTTTTCAGGTGTTTGATAATGATGCGGTAAATGGAAGTAAAAAAACAAAGAGCCAAGTTTTTAAGTATCGCCAAAAAACAAATGATGAAGTAGAAGAGGAGTTGCTTCAAGAACAAAAAAATACTATTAATAATATTGAAAATTCAATAACCAAGCAACAAAAGCAACAGCAAGAATTAGAAAAAGTTCAGCAAGATTTACAAGGTAAGAAGCAAATTAACTGGAATGATAAAAAGAAGATAGAGAAATTTGTAGAACGTCAGCAGAATTATAATCAAATGATGCAGCGTCAGACAGAAAAGTTGCATGACAATTTAGATGAAATAAAAGAAGAGAATGAAGATCTTCAGGATAAAAAAGAGGAGTTAAAAAAACGTATTGAAGAGCTTAAAAAATTAGACAAGCAGCAAAAGTTGTTAGATGAAATTCAGAAAATGGGAGAGAAGCTTAACAAAGAAGATTTGTTAAAAAAGGCGAAAGAATTATCACAACAAAATAAACAGCAAGAAAGAAGTCTAGAACGTATTTTAGAATTGACAAAACGTTTTTATGTTGAGCAAAAAACAATGCAAATTGCTAATAAGGTTGAAGAATTGGCTAAAAAACAAGAAGAGATATCTCAAGAAAAACATAATAATTTAGATAATCAGAAAGAAATAAAAAAAGAATTTGAAACTATAAAAAATGATTTAGAAGAGTTAACTAAAGATAATAACAAGTTAAAAGAACCTATGGAGCTTCCGGATGTGGAGGATGAAAAAGAAGCTATTGATTCTGAACTAAAAAAGTCTGAAGAAAACCTTTCTAAAGAAATTAAGGCAGGAGCTAAAAAGAATCAAAAGAATTCATCAAAAAAGATGAAAGAAATGAGTGCTAAAATACAAACGGTAATGATGGAGATGGAAGGAGAATCTATGGAAGAAAACATAGATGACTTGCGTAAAATTTTAGAAAACCTTGTTATTTTTTCTTTCAAACAAGAATCTTTAATGCATAAGTTTGATGAAATTTCTACTTCACATCCAGATTTTGGAAAAGATTTAAAGAAACAAAATGAACTTAAAACCTATTTTGAACATATAGATGATAGTTTGTATGTGTTGTCTATGCGTTTGCCAAAAATTTCATCGATCATTAAAGATGATTTATCTACAACACATTATAATTTAGAACAATCTTTATATAATTTTTCTGAGAATCTTTTTTCATACGGTGTCTCTAACCAGCATTATGTAATTACTTCTGTAAATAGTTTGGCAGATTATTTAAGTAATATGTTAAGTAGTATGAAAAATTCCATGTCTATGAAAATGGGTAAAGGAAAAAAGGGAAAAGACCAAGGTATTAGTCTGCCTGATCTTATAAAAAAGCAAGGTGAATTATCTGAAAAGATGCAAAAAGGAATTAAACCTGGTGATAAAAAAGGAGAAGGTAATGAAGGAGAAAAAGGTAAAAAACCAGGTGATAAAGGTAAACCAGGTAGCAAAGGAGAAAAGGGTAAAGGAGGTAAAGAAGGAAGTAATGGAGAGAAAGGTAATGGTAGCGAAGGTGAGCCTCAAAATGATTTAGACGGAGAAATTTATGAAATTTACAAACAGCAAAGTCTCTTAAGACAAGAATTGCAAGAACAAATTAGAATTTCTGAAGGTGAAGGAAATCAGGTTAATGATAAAGCTAAAAAAGCTTTAAAGAAAATGGAAGATTTAGAAAACGAAATTTTAGAGAAAGGTTTTAATGCAGCGACACTTCAAAAAATGCAAGAATTAAACTACGAATTGTTAAAACTAGATAAAGCAGCTTTAGAACAAGGAGAGGATAATAAACGTAAATCCGATGCTAATTTACAAGAGTTTGAAAAGCGAAATATAAAAGCATTAGAATTTAAAAAGCAGTTTTACAATCAAACAGAGATATTAAACAGACAATCATTACCTTTGCAGCAAAATTATAAAAACAAAGTTAGGGCGTATTTTTCTGACTCAAAGAAGCAATAG
- the tnpA gene encoding IS200/IS605 family transposase has protein sequence MKDDHIYKSHNKTLLMYHLVFPLKYRKRVITEDVGKTLITICAEISERYEIEFIEIGHESNHVHFLIQSVPKLSISKLVRILKSLTAREMFRLHPEIKLLLWGGNFWTSGFYANTVGLYAGKEVIQQYVQNQGKDKEEYKKIHSGQLKLF, from the coding sequence GTGAAAGATGACCATATATATAAGAGCCATAACAAAACCTTGTTGATGTATCACTTGGTATTTCCTTTGAAATACAGAAAGCGTGTTATAACAGAAGATGTTGGAAAAACCTTAATAACTATATGTGCAGAGATTTCTGAACGTTATGAGATTGAGTTTATAGAAATAGGGCATGAGTCAAACCATGTTCATTTTCTAATTCAAAGTGTTCCTAAATTGTCAATAAGTAAATTAGTTCGAATACTAAAGAGTTTAACAGCGCGAGAGATGTTCCGTCTGCATCCAGAAATAAAATTATTATTATGGGGAGGGAATTTTTGGACAAGTGGATTTTATGCAAATACGGTTGGCTTGTATGCAGGAAAGGAAGTGATTCAGCAATATGTTCAGAACCAAGGAAAAGATAAAGAAGAATACAAGAAAATTCATTCTGGACAGCTCAAATTATTTTAA
- the mnmG gene encoding tRNA uridine-5-carboxymethylaminomethyl(34) synthesis enzyme MnmG: protein MSLFSTTYDVIVVGGGHAGSEAAASAANMGAHTLLITMNLQNIAQMSCNPAMGGIAKGQIIREIDALGGYSGIVTDKTAIQFKMLNKSKGPAMWSPRAQSDRMQFAECWRTMLEQTENVDFYQDSVNGLLFDGNKIIGVKTALGLEIKAKTVVITAGTFLNGLIHIGDKSFGGGRAGEGASTGITEDLVAKGFESGRMKTGTPPRVDGRSLDYSKMIEQPGDEVTEKFSYLPTTKPLQKQRSCWLTYTNLDVHDLLRTGFDRSPMFNGRIKSTGPRYCPSIEDKIDRFATKDRHQMFIEPEGWTTCEMYVNGFSTSLPEDIQDKAIRSVAGFENVKFLRYGYAIEYDYFPPTQLKHSLETKIIENLFFAGQINGTTGYEEAAAQGLMAGVNAALKTQGKDPFVLKRNEAYIGVLVDDLITKGTEEPYRMFTSRAEYRTLLRQDNADLRLTPIGYKLGLASQERLDRVIEKQAKADLLIKFLQEISVKEAEINPILEAKNLALINQSMKLYKIAARPQLEFSDFKNVKKLAVFLEENNIDNEAIEQAVIHLKYSGYIEKEKNNADKLNRLENVMIPSNFNYQKVKSLSFEAREKLSKIQPTSISQASRISGVSPSDISVLLVYMGR from the coding sequence ATGAGTTTATTTTCAACAACATACGATGTTATTGTAGTAGGAGGTGGTCACGCTGGGAGTGAGGCTGCTGCTTCTGCTGCCAATATGGGTGCTCACACTTTGTTAATTACAATGAATTTGCAAAATATTGCACAAATGAGTTGTAATCCTGCAATGGGTGGAATCGCAAAAGGACAAATAATTAGAGAGATTGATGCTTTAGGTGGTTACAGTGGAATTGTTACTGATAAAACAGCGATACAATTTAAGATGCTGAATAAATCTAAAGGACCTGCTATGTGGAGTCCGAGAGCACAATCTGATAGAATGCAGTTTGCAGAATGTTGGAGAACAATGTTAGAGCAAACAGAAAATGTAGATTTTTATCAAGATTCTGTGAACGGTTTATTGTTTGATGGAAATAAAATTATTGGTGTTAAAACAGCTTTAGGTTTAGAAATAAAAGCGAAGACTGTGGTAATAACTGCTGGTACTTTTTTAAATGGTTTAATACATATTGGAGATAAAAGTTTTGGTGGTGGTAGAGCAGGAGAAGGAGCTTCTACCGGAATTACAGAAGACTTAGTTGCTAAAGGTTTTGAATCTGGAAGAATGAAAACAGGTACACCTCCGAGAGTTGATGGTAGATCTTTAGATTATTCTAAGATGATTGAGCAACCTGGAGATGAAGTAACCGAAAAATTTTCTTATTTACCAACTACAAAACCATTACAAAAACAACGTTCATGTTGGTTAACATATACTAATTTAGATGTGCATGATTTGTTGCGTACTGGGTTTGATAGATCACCAATGTTTAATGGTAGAATTAAATCTACAGGACCAAGATATTGTCCTTCTATAGAAGATAAGATAGATCGTTTTGCAACCAAAGATAGACACCAAATGTTTATTGAACCAGAAGGATGGACAACTTGTGAAATGTATGTAAACGGATTTTCTACGTCTCTTCCAGAAGATATTCAAGACAAGGCAATTCGTTCTGTTGCAGGTTTTGAAAATGTAAAATTTTTAAGATATGGTTATGCAATAGAGTATGATTATTTTCCGCCAACACAGTTAAAACATTCTTTAGAAACTAAGATCATAGAAAACTTATTTTTTGCTGGTCAGATAAACGGAACAACTGGTTATGAAGAAGCAGCTGCACAAGGTTTAATGGCAGGTGTAAATGCTGCTTTAAAAACGCAAGGAAAAGATCCTTTTGTTTTAAAAAGAAACGAAGCTTATATAGGTGTTTTAGTAGATGATTTAATTACTAAAGGTACAGAAGAACCTTATAGAATGTTTACTTCTAGAGCAGAATATAGAACGCTTTTAAGACAAGATAATGCAGATTTAAGGTTAACACCTATTGGGTATAAATTAGGTTTAGCATCTCAAGAAAGATTAGATCGTGTTATAGAAAAGCAAGCAAAAGCAGATTTGTTAATTAAGTTTTTACAAGAAATAAGTGTTAAAGAAGCTGAGATAAATCCTATTTTAGAAGCAAAGAATTTGGCATTGATTAACCAATCTATGAAGCTTTATAAAATTGCTGCAAGACCACAATTAGAGTTTTCTGATTTTAAAAACGTAAAGAAATTAGCTGTTTTCTTAGAAGAAAATAATATAGATAATGAAGCAATTGAACAAGCTGTTATTCATTTAAAATACTCTGGTTATATAGAGAAAGAAAAGAATAATGCAGATAAATTAAATAGGTTAGAGAATGTGATGATTCCTTCTAATTTTAATTATCAAAAAGTAAAATCTCTATCTTTTGAAGCTAGAGAAAAGTTGAGTAAAATTCAACCTACATCCATTTCACAAGCAAGTAGAATTAGTGGCGTTTCCCCTAGCGACATCTCTGTTCTTTTAGTTTATATGGGTCGATAA
- the ybeY gene encoding rRNA maturation RNase YbeY, protein MVTFNYETEFDLKDENLLEYWIDNVVSKNGFSLGELNYIFCDDDYLHKLNVEFLQHDTLTDVISFDNTLGKLISGDIYISIERVADNAKDFEVTFIEELHRVMIHGVLHYMGYKDKSEAEKKEMRNAENVALSEFK, encoded by the coding sequence ATGGTTACTTTTAATTACGAAACAGAATTTGATTTAAAAGATGAAAATCTTTTAGAATATTGGATAGATAATGTGGTTTCAAAAAATGGTTTTAGTCTTGGAGAATTGAACTATATTTTTTGTGATGATGATTATCTTCATAAATTAAATGTAGAGTTTTTACAGCATGATACTTTAACAGATGTTATTAGTTTTGATAATACTTTAGGCAAGTTGATTAGTGGTGATATTTATATTTCTATTGAGCGTGTTGCCGATAATGCTAAAGACTTTGAGGTTACTTTTATAGAAGAATTGCATAGAGTAATGATACATGGAGTACTTCATTACATGGGATATAAAGATAAGTCTGAAGCTGAAAAAAAAGAAATGAGAAATGCCGAAAATGTGGCATTATCTGAATTCAAATAA